The genomic region CAAAATAAAGACAGGTATGCGGCGAAAGCTCGCATTTGATTAGGCTCAAATATTATTTTTCCACACTGATGTAAATGCATTTAAGATTAGTTAAGATTGGTTGGTTGCACGGGTTAGTTTCTGTGCATCTGTTTTAATAGGAGTTTATGGTAGCAGTGATAAATCAATACatgtttttgttattattcATCAAACATTGCGATCTTTTATACATGTATATCGCCCATACATTACTTGCTCTGATGTGTAAGATAACCATGTGAAGTGATTAGATACTAGTCTTATCGAGTTAATTTCTTcgaaaagcttttattttgatagtGGCGCGGCGGTGTTTCCGCCCACACGTTGTGGAACTCTACACGGTGTCAGGGACTCTGGTCACCTGGGGGGAGCCAGCCGGGAGTTGACGTTGTTAGCTTAGCCGATACACCGAGCCGACAGCTGTCTGTCGGGCTGCCAGCATGCTAACTGGGTCAGTTTAACCGCAGCAAACTGCAGCGGGTCTGCCGTGTTTCCCAGGAGGGGTCCGGCCCGAGCTGAAGTCCGCCGCCGAGCCATGCGACAGTGGTGCGTCCCCGCTGCGACCCCCCGCACCGAGCCGCTGTCCGTGTCGCCTCCTCCATCAGGTAATTCCACCTCAGCGGGGAGCGCCTGACAGTCCCGGCGCCGAATCAGAACACGAATAAGTACAAACCCGCCAGTGTCACAGTTTCACAAGTTGTGGAGTGTTTGAGGGTCGTTTGTCTTGTTCGCAACTTTTAACCGCAGTTCCAGTGTTGATCGTGCGAGAAACCACAGATTTACACTCCTGCAGACATCATGTAGCTGCAAGGTCAAATCACCGCCAAAGATCATACGAATGTGTTCTCTGATGAATAAAAAGCAATAATAGGCCGGCCTCTGGGAGACCCAGGAGGGGACGGACAGGTGTCACGGATGGATGAGATGAGACCGAGGTGACCTGATGTTAGGTTATGTCCGCCGGGGTGATTTTACTTTAATTCCACCCTGGACAACTGGAGCAAGGTTAGCCCCAAGTGTCCGTGCCAAGCGCTGGACCGCGTGCCAGGATGTGGAATGACCCAAGGCTTCTTCAGAGGAGAATGCGGCCTGCTCTTTTCTCCTGGAGCAAGGCTCTGATTTAAAGTTAGTTCCCAGCAGCCTGGCTACAGCACTTTAATCGCTGCCCTACGCCAGATAAACTGACAAGGCAGCGTGCCGTTGGGATCCTGCTTTGCtgtcctttatttttaacatttgggTTGTCATCTATTAATAAGCCTTTCATGGCGTGTTAATCTGCAGAGTTGTGCTGAGGTTTCTGGTGTATTGTCTAAATTTAAGATGCCGAGTAGAGATAAATATAGCAGAATGTAACAGTGGGAAGTGCTGCAGTTTATCTGGGGAGAAATCGGCCTAATTTTGATTGTTTGCACTCTTAAttcctcttgttttgttttgtttagtCCTGCTAAATGTGTGACTTCCAGGAAAGGGTTGCAAGACTTTTGGCTTCTTCTGGTGAGGTCTTTCGTTTCCATCCAGTCCAAGTTTACTCTGATCAAAGGGTCTAAATTGTGCACAGATGACAGGATGGAGTGTTGCGGGGTGGAGCCACGCTACACCATCGAACAGATCGACCTCCTGCAGCGCCTGCGTCTCTCCGGCATGACCAAACCTCAGATCATCCACGCCCTGGAGACCCTGGAGAGGCTGGATCCAAACCACCGGTCGTCCCGCTGCAGCTCCCAACCCTCCACTCCCGCCAACGCCCCCAATACGGCTGCGCCCGCCccgtcttcgtcctcctccacgtcttcCTCGCTCTCCTTGGCCTCTGCGACGACGCAGACCTCCGGCCTGGACGGTGCCGCTCTGTCCCCCAGCAACAGCTACGAGGCCTCGCCGCCACCCATCTACCCGCCCAGCGTGGCCGTGCAGAGGTCGTTCAGCTACGACGCcatgggagaggaggagtgggacctggaggagaaggtggaggagtaCATGAGGTGAGGGAGCGAGGAAGACTAAAAGAATGATGTCAGCGCCTGCCTCCTGAGGCACAGGATTAGCCTCCAGGATGTTAGCGGAGTGAATTAAGGGCAGGTGTTGAGGGAGAACGGAGGAAAAACCCAGACAGTTCTATAAAGGTGACGGGTTCTGCGTTGCTTTACAGGAGAGACAGCAACCTGGTGAAAGAGGAGATCAAAACCTTCCTCAACAATCGCAGGATCTCCCAGGCAATCGTTGGCCAAGTTACAGGTAATCTGCTCTGCCCCGTTCTATTTAGCTCCCAACAGCAGTCGCCTCTGTTCCCACCACTAGAGCTCACAcaacctgagcagcagctgcagccctcCGCCACCACTCGCCTCTTGTTGCACCATGAAATGACTGTTTTCAAACCTTGCTATGCTAACTTGGTCCCCGCAGGCATCAGCCAGAGCTACATCTCCCagtggctgctgcagcagggtcTGGAGATGAGCGACTCCAAACGCAGGGCTTTCTACCGCTGGTACCTGCTGGAGAGGAACAACCCCGGTGAGACACGGAGGGAAACCATGTTTCAGATAGTGTGAGCGGGACTGACATTACAGaccgtttttcttttccttttcgaGTGCCTGTTAATGCCCCGCCTCCATCGCCCTGCATGGTACACCCGCACACCTCCAAACCCTGACGCTAACTCCACCCTGGTCCTCGAGCGCTGTGAGTTTGTGGGAGGACACGAGCCCGATCCGTAAACTCATAAGAAAGACGGACGTTAAGAGGGATCAGCAGAGAGGATAATCAGTAATCAAACCTTAGCGGGCGGACGCCATCTTCAGTGGTGTCCTCAGACGTTTGACGGTGTCAGGCGCGATTAAACCATCACAGAGTGCGTGAGCGTGTCACAGCGTCTGATGGACTCCTGCTGACTCAAGCACATCTCTTCATCTAAACCCTTCTTTTCTCTGAGCTTTGCTGGTGCTCCTGTGTGGTTCTCagccctgctgctggaggaactCTGGTGCTGGTTTTCTTTCCTGAGTGATACTAATGATAACTAACTCTGCTTCTGGCTTGGCCTCCTATTGACCCGCCCATCCTGACTCTAACCTCGGCTGATTGGCTGGAATAAATCACAATTCCTTCAGTCTTTGGATCTGAATCTTCCCGGCGGGTTTACAGGAGAGTCTGATTCCTTTATGGTGTCTTTAATCTGGCCTGCCTGACCGTTGGTTTTGTCCCGACTGAAGGGCTGAGGTGGAGTGAAAGCCAGCACAGCGTGAGTCCCAGGGCcaggggaggggacagagacGGGACAGTAGCGGGTGCAAGCGGCACCCTCCCCAACCCCAACACAAGCCTCAACCCAGTGTGGAACAGGCAGAGAGAGCTGCTGATGCACTTGCTGCCGTGGTAcactgccgccgccgccgccgcccaggTCCAGCCAGGTAACCGTACGTATACAACTACTGACTGGGCTCAGTGGTCCTCCTGCCCTCAACTGCCTACATCGACGCCCCGCCCGCCCTGTTTGTTGAGATGTCGGTGTGGGTGGCGTCGCTCTGACAGCAAACTTTGACCTCCACGTCAGTTA from Takifugu rubripes chromosome 12, fTakRub1.2, whole genome shotgun sequence harbors:
- the LOC101072121 gene encoding homeobox-containing protein 1 isoform X8, yielding MRQWCVPAATPRTEPLSVSPPPSDDRMECCGVEPRYTIEQIDLLQRLRLSGMTKPQIIHALETLERLDPNHRSSRCSSQPSTPANAPNTAAPAPSSSSSTSSSLSLASATTQTSGLDGAALSPSNSYEASPPPIYPPSVAVQRSFSYDAMGEEEWDLEEKVEEYMRRDSNLVKEEIKTFLNNRRISQAIVGQVTGISQSYISQWLLQQGLEMSDSKRRAFYRWYLLERNNPGATLSMRSLVKEEPDWRTGMMAVDRAGLVSGPLRLRRGSRFTWRKECQSIMESFFMENQYPDEAKREEIANACNCVIQKPAGCKLSEFERVTALKVYNWFANRRKEMKRRANIEAAILESHGIEVASPSCHSNGEEAEMQEFSDQVNQRFSEQEETSSLRNVDQPDPSPLTTAEVAALPSPAPLVLDQKEEDSKMETVDEE
- the LOC101072121 gene encoding homeobox-containing protein 1 isoform X6 → MRQWCVPAATPRTEPLSVSPPPSDDRMECCGVEPRYTIEQIDLLQRLRLSGMTKPQIIHALETLERLDPNHRSSRCSSQPSTPANAPNTAAPAPSSSSSTSSSLSLASATTQTSGLDGAALSPSNSYEASPPPIYPPSVAVQRSFSYDAMGEEEWDLEEKVEEYMRRDSNLVKEEIKTFLNNRRISQAIVGQVTGISQSYISQWLLQQGLEMSDSKRRAFYRWYLLERNNPGLRWSESQHSVSPRARGGDRDGTVAGASGTLPNPNTSLNPVWNRQRELLMHLLPWYTAAAAAAQVQPGATLSMRSLVKEEPDWRTGMMAVDRAGLVSGPLRLRRGSRFTWRKECQSIMESFFMENQYPDEAKREEIANACNCVIQKPGCKLSEFERVTALKVYNWFANRRKEMKRRANIEAAILESHGIEVASPSCHSNGEEAEMQEFSDQVNQRFSEQEETSSLRNVDQPDPSPLTTAEVAALPSPAPLVLDQKEEDSKMETVDEE
- the LOC101072121 gene encoding homeobox-containing protein 1 isoform X5, whose protein sequence is MRQWCVPAATPRTEPLSVSPPPSDDRMECCGVEPRYTIEQIDLLQRLRLSGMTKPQIIHALETLERLDPNHRSSRCSSQPSTPANAPNTAAPAPSSSSSTSSSLSLASATTQTSGLDGAALSPSNSYEASPPPIYPPSVAVQRSFSYDAMGEEEWDLEEKVEEYMRRDSNLVKEEIKTFLNNRRISQAIVGQVTGISQSYISQWLLQQGLEMSDSKRRAFYRWYLLERNNPGLRWSESQHSVSPRARGGDRDGTVAGASGTLPNPNTSLNPVWNRQRELLMHLLPWYTAAAAAAQVQPGATLSMRSLVKEEPDWRTGMMAVDRAGLVSGPLRLRRGSRFTWRKECQSIMESFFMENQYPDEAKREEIANACNCVIQKPAGCKLSEFERVTALKVYNWFANRRKEMKRRANIEAAILESHGIEVASPSCHSNGEEAEMQEFSDQVNQRFSEQEETSSLRNVDQPDPSPLTTAEVAALPSPAPLVLDQKEEDSKMETVDEE
- the LOC101072121 gene encoding homeobox-containing protein 1 isoform X4; translation: MRQWCVPAATPRTEPLSVSPPPSDDRMECCGVEPRYTIEQIDLLQRLRLSGMTKPQIIHALETLERLDPNHRSSRCSSQPSTPANAPNTAAPAPSSSSSTSSSLSLASATTQTSGLDGAALSPSNSYEASPPPIYPPSVAVQRSFSYDAMGEEEWDLEEKVEEYMRRDSNLVKEEIKTFLNNRRISQAIVGQVTGISQSYISQWLLQQGLEMSDSKRRAFYRWYLLERNNPGLRWSESQHSVSPRARGGDRDGTVAGASGTLPNPNTSLNPVWNRQRELLMHLLPWYTAAAAAAQVQPGNRATLSMRSLVKEEPDWRTGMMAVDRAGLVSGPLRLRRGSRFTWRKECQSIMESFFMENQYPDEAKREEIANACNCVIQKPGCKLSEFERVTALKVYNWFANRRKEMKRRANIAAILESHGIEVASPSCHSNGEEAEMQEFSDQVNQRFSEQEETSSLRNVDQPDPSPLTTAEVAALPSPAPLVLDQKEEDSKMETVDEE
- the LOC101072121 gene encoding homeobox-containing protein 1 isoform X2, with amino-acid sequence MRQWCVPAATPRTEPLSVSPPPSDDRMECCGVEPRYTIEQIDLLQRLRLSGMTKPQIIHALETLERLDPNHRSSRCSSQPSTPANAPNTAAPAPSSSSSTSSSLSLASATTQTSGLDGAALSPSNSYEASPPPIYPPSVAVQRSFSYDAMGEEEWDLEEKVEEYMRRDSNLVKEEIKTFLNNRRISQAIVGQVTGISQSYISQWLLQQGLEMSDSKRRAFYRWYLLERNNPGLRWSESQHSVSPRARGGDRDGTVAGASGTLPNPNTSLNPVWNRQRELLMHLLPWYTAAAAAAQVQPGNRATLSMRSLVKEEPDWRTGMMAVDRAGLVSGPLRLRRGSRFTWRKECQSIMESFFMENQYPDEAKREEIANACNCVIQKPGCKLSEFERVTALKVYNWFANRRKEMKRRANIEAAILESHGIEVASPSCHSNGEEAEMQEFSDQVNQRFSEQEETSSLRNVDQPDPSPLTTAEVAALPSPAPLVLDQKEEDSKMETVDEE
- the LOC101072121 gene encoding homeobox-containing protein 1 isoform X3, with protein sequence MRQWCVPAATPRTEPLSVSPPPSDDRMECCGVEPRYTIEQIDLLQRLRLSGMTKPQIIHALETLERLDPNHRSSRCSSQPSTPANAPNTAAPAPSSSSSTSSSLSLASATTQTSGLDGAALSPSNSYEASPPPIYPPSVAVQRSFSYDAMGEEEWDLEEKVEEYMRRDSNLVKEEIKTFLNNRRISQAIVGQVTGISQSYISQWLLQQGLEMSDSKRRAFYRWYLLERNNPGLRWSESQHSVSPRARGGDRDGTVAGASGTLPNPNTSLNPVWNRQRELLMHLLPWYTAAAAAAQVQPGNRATLSMRSLVKEEPDWRTGMMAVDRAGLVSGPLRLRRGSRFTWRKECQSIMESFFMENQYPDEAKREEIANACNCVIQKPAGCKLSEFERVTALKVYNWFANRRKEMKRRANIAAILESHGIEVASPSCHSNGEEAEMQEFSDQVNQRFSEQEETSSLRNVDQPDPSPLTTAEVAALPSPAPLVLDQKEEDSKMETVDEE
- the LOC101072121 gene encoding homeobox-containing protein 1 isoform X10; amino-acid sequence: MRQWCVPAATPRTEPLSVSPPPSDDRMECCGVEPRYTIEQIDLLQRLRLSGMTKPQIIHALETLERLDPNHRSSRCSSQPSTPANAPNTAAPAPSSSSSTSSSLSLASATTQTSGLDGAALSPSNSYEASPPPIYPPSVAVQRSFSYDAMGEEEWDLEEKVEEYMRRDSNLVKEEIKTFLNNRRISQAIVGQVTGISQSYISQWLLQQGLEMSDSKRRAFYRWYLLERNNPGATLSMRSLVKEEPDWRTGMMAVDRAGLVSGPLRLRRGSRFTWRKECQSIMESFFMENQYPDEAKREEIANACNCVIQKPGCKLSEFERVTALKVYNWFANRRKEMKRRANIAAILESHGIEVASPSCHSNGEEAEMQEFSDQVNQRFSEQEETSSLRNVDQPDPSPLTTAEVAALPSPAPLVLDQKEEDSKMETVDEE
- the LOC101072121 gene encoding homeobox-containing protein 1 isoform X9, which codes for MRQWCVPAATPRTEPLSVSPPPSDDRMECCGVEPRYTIEQIDLLQRLRLSGMTKPQIIHALETLERLDPNHRSSRCSSQPSTPANAPNTAAPAPSSSSSTSSSLSLASATTQTSGLDGAALSPSNSYEASPPPIYPPSVAVQRSFSYDAMGEEEWDLEEKVEEYMRRDSNLVKEEIKTFLNNRRISQAIVGQVTGISQSYISQWLLQQGLEMSDSKRRAFYRWYLLERNNPGATLSMRSLVKEEPDWRTGMMAVDRAGLVSGPLRLRRGSRFTWRKECQSIMESFFMENQYPDEAKREEIANACNCVIQKPGCKLSEFERVTALKVYNWFANRRKEMKRRANIEAAILESHGIEVASPSCHSNGEEAEMQEFSDQVNQRFSEQEETSSLRNVDQPDPSPLTTAEVAALPSPAPLVLDQKEEDSKMETVDEE
- the LOC101072121 gene encoding homeobox-containing protein 1 isoform X1; this encodes MRQWCVPAATPRTEPLSVSPPPSDDRMECCGVEPRYTIEQIDLLQRLRLSGMTKPQIIHALETLERLDPNHRSSRCSSQPSTPANAPNTAAPAPSSSSSTSSSLSLASATTQTSGLDGAALSPSNSYEASPPPIYPPSVAVQRSFSYDAMGEEEWDLEEKVEEYMRRDSNLVKEEIKTFLNNRRISQAIVGQVTGISQSYISQWLLQQGLEMSDSKRRAFYRWYLLERNNPGLRWSESQHSVSPRARGGDRDGTVAGASGTLPNPNTSLNPVWNRQRELLMHLLPWYTAAAAAAQVQPGNRATLSMRSLVKEEPDWRTGMMAVDRAGLVSGPLRLRRGSRFTWRKECQSIMESFFMENQYPDEAKREEIANACNCVIQKPAGCKLSEFERVTALKVYNWFANRRKEMKRRANIEAAILESHGIEVASPSCHSNGEEAEMQEFSDQVNQRFSEQEETSSLRNVDQPDPSPLTTAEVAALPSPAPLVLDQKEEDSKMETVDEE
- the LOC101072121 gene encoding homeobox-containing protein 1 isoform X7 — translated: MECCGVEPRYTIEQIDLLQRLRLSGMTKPQIIHALETLERLDPNHRSSRCSSQPSTPANAPNTAAPAPSSSSSTSSSLSLASATTQTSGLDGAALSPSNSYEASPPPIYPPSVAVQRSFSYDAMGEEEWDLEEKVEEYMRRDSNLVKEEIKTFLNNRRISQAIVGQVTGISQSYISQWLLQQGLEMSDSKRRAFYRWYLLERNNPGLRWSESQHSVSPRARGGDRDGTVAGASGTLPNPNTSLNPVWNRQRELLMHLLPWYTAAAAAAQVQPGNRATLSMRSLVKEEPDWRTGMMAVDRAGLVSGPLRLRRGSRFTWRKECQSIMESFFMENQYPDEAKREEIANACNCVIQKPAGCKLSEFERVTALKVYNWFANRRKEMKRRANIEAAILESHGIEVASPSCHSNGEEAEMQEFSDQVNQRFSEQEETSSLRNVDQPDPSPLTTAEVAALPSPAPLVLDQKEEDSKMETVDEE